The following coding sequences lie in one Populus trichocarpa isolate Nisqually-1 chromosome 14, P.trichocarpa_v4.1, whole genome shotgun sequence genomic window:
- the LOC7496940 gene encoding BON1-associated protein 2, translated as MDKQGHKASRTVEVTVLSAENLRLDRKSVKKGTYVIARASPLNSGSTKADFEGGSNPSWNEKLTLDIPFQTRFISLEVKCKTSSGDRVIGTASLPISDILGDYTPENHLHFLSYRLRDSSGGRNGVINVSARVKMPVDSVCPSATKNPSGYGCSSSWQQPALGVPVGHQQNYYSGVVTGVPVWS; from the coding sequence ATGGACAAGCAAGGTCATAAGGCTTCTCGCACTGTAGAAGTCACAGTCTTATCCGCAGAAAACCTACGCCTGGATCGCAAATCCGTGAAAAAAGGTACTTACGTTATTGCCAGAGCCAGCCCTCTTAACTCCGGATCAACCAAAGCTGATTTTGAAGGAGGCAGCAACCCTTCATGGAACGAGAAGCTTACCCTAGACATTCCATTTCAGACTCGTTTTATAAGCCTTGAAGTGAAATGCAAGACTAGTTCAGGTGACAGAGTTATTGGCACAGCAAGTCTTCCAATTTCTGACATACTGGGAGATTATACGCCAGAGAATCATCTGCATTTCTTGAGTTACCGTTTGAGGGACTCAAGTGGTGGAAGGAATGGAGTCATTAATGTTTCGGCTAGAGTCAAGATGCCAGTAGATTCTGTGTGTCCGTCGGCGACGAAGAACCCAAGTGGGTATGGGTGTTCATCGTCTTGGCAGCAGCCTGCTCTGGGAGTCCCTGTGGGTCATCAACAAAACTATTACAGTGGAGTTGTGACTGGAGTTCCTGTTtggagttaa